In Rhizobium sp. WSM4643, the following are encoded in one genomic region:
- a CDS encoding c-type cytochrome, translating to MQISYARLSYVMAGVVLILVSIGVAANIVKDRERRQNVAIAMTSGDPTRAAEIFRRYGCVGCHIIPGVPGADGKVGGPLTDLRQRVYIGGVVNNTPENLVQWIVFPQRFSANSAMPATGISEAEARDLAAYLYEQ from the coding sequence ATGCAGATCTCTTATGCTCGCCTTAGCTACGTCATGGCCGGTGTCGTCCTGATACTGGTCTCGATCGGCGTCGCAGCCAATATCGTCAAAGACCGGGAGAGGCGGCAGAACGTTGCCATCGCCATGACATCAGGCGACCCCACGCGGGCGGCGGAGATATTTCGCCGCTATGGATGTGTGGGATGCCACATTATCCCAGGCGTTCCCGGCGCCGACGGGAAGGTCGGCGGGCCGCTGACCGATCTACGGCAACGCGTCTACATCGGCGGCGTCGTCAACAACACGCCGGAGAACCTCGTGCAATGGATCGTTTTTCCGCAACGGTTTTCGGCGAATTCGGCCATGCCGGCAACCGGGATTTCCGAGGCCGAGGCAAGGGATCTCGCCGCCTATCTCTACGAGCAGTAA
- the ctaD gene encoding cytochrome c oxidase subunit I has product MKKDQASAVPADTGLADAEVERQLTTIWGSRPGFWGAVASVDHKVIARRYIVTAFIFLILGGLLALAMRLQLAQPEARFISPDRYNQIFTMHGSNMMFLFAVPVMEAIGVYFVPLMVGTRNIAFPRLNAFSYWVFLFGGVLLWLSFALDTAPDVGWFAYVPLSGPEYSAGKRADIWAQMITFTELSALAVAVEIVVTVFKQRAPGMSLDRIPVLVWAMLVMSFLVIMAMPAIMFASSTLILDRLVGTQFYNPAEGGDALLWQHLFWFFGHPEVYIIFLPAVGMVSTILPAFVGRPLFGYLPLVMAMIATGVLSFGLWVHHMFTVGLPRLGESFFTASSMAISIPAGIQIFCWLATMWAGRPVFRTPLLFVIGFIATFVIGGLTGVMVASVPFDTQVHDTYFVVAHFHYVLIGGAVFPLIAAIYYWFPKMTGRMMSERLGRWAFWLIFIGFHLTFFPMHLLGLLGMPRRVYTYQPELPWAGLNLFISLSAVLLALGFLVFFVDVVRSWRNGLPAGPNPWKATTLEWATSSPPPSYNFRRIPVVDAREALSPNDGELAVASGLRTDRRELLVTSVVEALPEARESSPRDSVWPLWAAIATAVMLIWSMFSPWAVVWGSIPIAVTLIGWFWPKGSPEDES; this is encoded by the coding sequence ATGAAAAAGGATCAAGCCTCAGCGGTTCCGGCCGATACCGGGCTTGCCGATGCCGAGGTCGAGCGCCAGCTTACGACAATCTGGGGCTCGCGCCCGGGTTTCTGGGGCGCCGTCGCATCCGTCGATCACAAGGTCATCGCCCGACGCTACATCGTGACGGCCTTCATCTTCCTCATCCTCGGCGGATTGCTTGCGCTCGCCATGCGCCTGCAATTGGCGCAGCCGGAAGCCCGCTTCATCAGCCCCGACCGTTACAACCAGATTTTCACCATGCACGGGTCGAACATGATGTTCCTCTTCGCCGTCCCGGTGATGGAAGCCATCGGTGTTTACTTCGTGCCTCTCATGGTCGGCACCCGCAACATCGCGTTCCCGAGGCTGAACGCCTTTTCCTATTGGGTATTCCTCTTCGGGGGAGTCCTGCTCTGGCTGTCCTTCGCGCTCGACACCGCCCCCGATGTCGGCTGGTTTGCCTACGTGCCGCTATCGGGACCCGAATATAGTGCGGGCAAACGCGCCGATATCTGGGCGCAGATGATCACCTTCACCGAACTCTCGGCGCTCGCGGTCGCCGTTGAAATCGTGGTCACCGTCTTTAAGCAACGGGCACCGGGTATGTCGTTGGACCGGATCCCGGTGCTTGTCTGGGCGATGCTTGTCATGTCGTTCCTCGTCATCATGGCCATGCCGGCGATCATGTTCGCCAGTTCGACGCTGATCCTCGACCGCCTCGTCGGAACGCAGTTCTACAACCCGGCGGAAGGGGGCGATGCGCTGCTGTGGCAGCATCTGTTCTGGTTCTTCGGCCACCCCGAGGTCTACATCATCTTTCTGCCAGCCGTCGGAATGGTGTCGACCATCCTGCCGGCGTTCGTCGGGCGTCCGCTCTTTGGTTATCTCCCGCTGGTGATGGCGATGATCGCCACCGGCGTGCTGTCGTTCGGGCTCTGGGTGCATCATATGTTTACGGTCGGGCTGCCGCGGCTCGGAGAGAGCTTTTTCACTGCGTCCAGCATGGCGATTTCCATCCCGGCCGGTATCCAGATCTTCTGCTGGCTGGCGACGATGTGGGCGGGGCGACCGGTCTTTCGAACGCCGCTGCTGTTCGTGATCGGCTTCATCGCCACATTCGTAATCGGCGGTCTGACCGGAGTCATGGTGGCGTCGGTTCCTTTTGACACCCAAGTGCACGACACCTATTTCGTCGTCGCACATTTTCATTACGTGCTGATCGGCGGCGCTGTCTTTCCCTTGATAGCCGCCATTTACTACTGGTTTCCCAAGATGACCGGCAGGATGATGAGCGAACGGCTGGGCCGTTGGGCGTTCTGGTTGATCTTCATCGGTTTTCACCTGACGTTTTTTCCGATGCATCTTCTCGGCCTGCTGGGCATGCCGCGTCGCGTCTACACTTATCAGCCCGAGCTGCCCTGGGCCGGTCTGAACCTGTTCATCAGTCTGAGTGCGGTCCTGTTGGCACTGGGCTTCCTCGTTTTCTTCGTCGACGTCGTCCGCAGCTGGCGAAACGGCCTGCCCGCCGGCCCCAATCCCTGGAAGGCAACGACCCTGGAATGGGCGACATCTTCGCCGCCGCCGTCCTATAATTTTCGCCGCATTCCCGTCGTGGATGCGCGCGAAGCGCTTTCGCCGAACGATGGCGAGCTGGCGGTTGCAAGCGGGCTGAGAACGGATCGTCGGGAGCTTCTGGTGACGAGTGTGGTCGAAGCGCTGCCGGAAGCGCGCGAGTCGTCGCCACGTGACAGCGTCTGGCCGCTCTGGGCGGCGATCGCCACAGCGGTCATGTTGATCTGGTCGATGTTCTCGCCTTGGGCCGTCGTCTGGGGCTCCATTCCGATTGCTGTCACATTGATCGGATGGTTCTGGCCAAAGGGCAGCCCGGAGGATGAATCATGA
- a CDS encoding cytochrome c oxidase subunit 3: MKDRIVLDVSKLSLHGMGTASPTWWATGAFMLIEGSGFGLAIAVYFYLMSLAPQWPIDAPPPDLLAGTCLTGLLLISVIPNMMVSRWAKHKKLRRVQLGLVVMSLLGIAPLALRVFEFPALHISWDDNAYGSIVWTLLGLHTTHILTDLIDTLVLTCLMFSRHGDNARRYGDVQDNALYWNFVVIAWLPLYLCIYWVPRQ, translated from the coding sequence ATGAAGGATCGGATTGTGCTCGACGTCTCGAAACTGTCCCTGCACGGGATGGGCACTGCGTCTCCGACGTGGTGGGCGACGGGAGCCTTCATGCTCATCGAAGGGTCGGGCTTCGGCCTGGCGATTGCCGTCTACTTCTACCTGATGAGCCTCGCACCGCAGTGGCCGATCGATGCGCCACCGCCAGACTTGCTGGCCGGTACGTGTCTGACAGGCCTGCTTCTTATCAGCGTCATCCCTAATATGATGGTATCGCGTTGGGCAAAGCATAAGAAACTGAGAAGGGTACAGCTCGGCCTCGTGGTGATGTCGCTCTTGGGCATTGCTCCGCTTGCTTTGCGCGTTTTCGAATTTCCGGCTCTTCATATCAGTTGGGATGACAACGCCTATGGCTCGATCGTCTGGACCCTGCTCGGACTGCATACGACGCATATCCTTACCGATCTGATCGACACGCTGGTGCTGACATGTCTGATGTTTTCCCGGCACGGCGACAACGCCCGTCGTTACGGCGACGTCCAGGACAACGCGCTTTATTGGAACTTTGTCGTCATTGCCTGGCTTCCGCTCTACCTCTGCATCTATTGGGTGCCTCGCCAATGA